The following is a genomic window from Desulfatibacillum aliphaticivorans DSM 15576.
AATTTATCGAGATCATTTCATAGGTGATTTCTGTATATTCTATGGACAAAAATCAAGATAATAAGCAGATGCAACTTTCAGCTATTGGATAACTGATAAAATTTTGGCAACTTCAGCAAGTAGTTGGCTTCCGGAAAACGGTTTTGAAATAAACGGATGGTTATACTTTTGATTGTTTTCGGAGGAAATATGTTCTTCAGAGTATCCAGACATAAACAGGGCCTTTGCCTCCGGATGATATTTGAGAATTCCATTCATAATTTCCGGGCCTTTCAGGCCCGGCATTATTACGTCGGAAAGCACCAAATGAATGGGCTTGTTATAAGCACAGGCGAAAGACAGGGCGCTCTCACCATCCTCGGACTCAATCACATTATACCCTTTGCGCCTTAGGATCTTGCATGCCAGCCTACGAACGGCCGCCTCGTCCTCAATCACCATGATAGTGCTTTTACCCGGAACATCATCACGCGCCTTATCAGGAGACGGCAAAGGAACTGGCGCCTGGGCGCCTATGGGCAGGTAAATCATAAATGTAGTTCCGGTCCCCGGCTGGCTCAACACTTTAACATCCCCTAAATGTTGCTTTACAATGCCGTAAACCGTGGAAAGCCCCAAGCCGGTGCCCTTGCCCATAGCCTTTGTGGTGAAAAAGGGTTCAAAGCAGTTTTGCGCGGTTTCCGGGTCCATGCCCAAGCCGGTGTCGCTGATCTTCAGCAAGGCGTATCGTCCAGGAGTCACTTCCAGGCAATTGCTGCATATTCCGGGTTCATCCAGTTCCACCGTCATGGTTTCAAAGAGAAGACGGCCCCCGCGGGGCATGGCGTCCTTGGCGTTGACAGCCATATTCATCAGTATTTGCTCGATCAGGGAAACATCAGCCTTGACCCAGAGGGGAGTTTCCTCCAACGCAAAATCCACCGCCACGTCTTCTCCGACCATCCGGTTCATCATTTGCCTGAAGCCTCGAATCACTTCATTCAGATCCATGGGCTTTAGCGTCATTACTTGTTTTCGGGCGAAAGAAAGCAGTTGCTTTGTTAGGTTTCTGGCTCGAACGGCTGCCGAAAGAATCTGTTTTAAAGGGTCTTGTTCGGGATCGTTCGGATGTTTGTCCGCCAATAAGAGATCGGCGTATCCAATAATGATCATTAGCATGTTGTTAAAATCATGGGCCACGCCTCCAGCCAACCGGCCCACGGACTCCATTTTTTGCGCGTGATGGAGCTGATCTTCCAGGTTTTGTTGCTTTTCCTCCGCTTGTTTGTGAGCGTCAATGTCGCTGATCACCATCCGGCAAACCGGGTTTCCGTCCTTTGTTTGAGCAACAGCGGCTTCCAGGCGGGACCATTTTGGATTTTTTTCCGCGTCCAGCAGACGCAGTTCGCACACCTGGGGGGAACGTGTTTTAAAAAGTGTTTTTCTGTGATTGTAGTATATATCCTGGTCGCCGGGAAAGATGTAACGGGACAAGGGCTCGGTTATCAAGGATCCCCGGGCCGCGCCCAGTAAGGAGGCGGCGGTCATATTGGCTTCAAGAATCAAACCTTTTTCGCTGATTGT
Proteins encoded in this region:
- a CDS encoding hybrid sensor histidine kinase/response regulator; protein product: MTETIFDREQARELRRIAEEKAARRRPAVEDLSPEEVRRLLHELQVHQIELEMQNEELRRTQLELESSREMYFDLYDLAPVGYCTISEKGLILEANMTAASLLGAARGSLITEPLSRYIFPGDQDIYYNHRKTLFKTRSPQVCELRLLDAEKNPKWSRLEAAVAQTKDGNPVCRMVISDIDAHKQAEEKQQNLEDQLHHAQKMESVGRLAGGVAHDFNNMLMIIIGYADLLLADKHPNDPEQDPLKQILSAAVRARNLTKQLLSFARKQVMTLKPMDLNEVIRGFRQMMNRMVGEDVAVDFALEETPLWVKADVSLIEQILMNMAVNAKDAMPRGGRLLFETMTVELDEPGICSNCLEVTPGRYALLKISDTGLGMDPETAQNCFEPFFTTKAMGKGTGLGLSTVYGIVKQHLGDVKVLSQPGTGTTFMIYLPIGAQAPVPLPSPDKARDDVPGKSTIMVIEDEAAVRRLACKILRRKGYNVIESEDGESALSFACAYNKPIHLVLSDVIMPGLKGPEIMNGILKYHPEAKALFMSGYSEEHISSENNQKYNHPFISKPFSGSQLLAEVAKILSVIQ